From the Plodia interpunctella isolate USDA-ARS_2022_Savannah chromosome 5, ilPloInte3.2, whole genome shotgun sequence genome, one window contains:
- the Mccc1 gene encoding methylcrotonoyl-CoA carboxylase subunit alpha, mitochondrial gives MSYLRQLNKICTSLNLQYSVRLHAQLLKEEISRQNINKVLIANRGEIACRVIRTARKLGIRSVAVYSDADKHAMHVEMADEAYHIGPAASSQSYLNASKILEVAKKSNSQAIHPGYGFLSENVEFCEKCANEGVIFIGPPPKAIRDMGIKSTSKAIMSNAGVPVVRGYHGEDQSIERLQAEAQKVGFPLMIKAVRGGGGKGMRIAMTETDFLPQLESAKRESMKSFGDDNMLLEQYITDPRHVEVQVFADMHGNVVHLFERDCSVQRRHQKIIEEAPAPGISEETRRAIGEAAVRAARAVGYVGAGTVEFILHRVTHEFHFMEMNTRLQVEHPITEMITGTDLVEWQLRVAAGEPLPVTQQDIVRRGHAVECRIYAEEPGAGFLPRAGTLHRLRQPTPEDHVRIETGVREGQEVSVHYDPMIAKLVVWGKDRHEALAKTRAKLSEYQVAGLETNVNFLLRLSGASAFVSGDVHTAFIPQHEAELFPPTDPAAVEQRVIQAALGYVLNSQKNNSANDCWKGISVEAAAWRPNYQLRKTIALKYDENDLKVTIEYGSQPNTYNIQVNDGEWRRVEATIRDTKQGLRLSTLIGDRSGEVGFLTHDDEIHVYDENGQTVVRVPRPKHQSLSSPAAAAADTAASPTPGVMERLLVQTGDKVVKGQPLFMVIAMKMEYVVRSPRDGVVAEVAAVKQGDSVGKGAVIVRLQTDS, from the exons ATGTCTTATTTAAggcagttaaataaaatatg CACATCATTAAATCTTCAGTATTCAGTACGATTGCATGCTCAACTACTCAAGGAAGAAATCTCAAGACAGAATATTAACAAGGTTCTTATTGCAAATCGAGGAGAGATAGCATGCAGAGTAATACGCACTGCTCGAAAACTTGGCATCAGATCTGTTGCAGTCTATTCTGATGCCGATAAACATGCTATGCATGTAGAAATG GCAGATGAAGCTTATCATATTGGGCCTGCAGCATCATCCCAAAGCTACTTAAATGCTTCCAAAATATTAGAGGTAGCAAAGAAGTCCAACAGCCAAGCCATACATCCTGGATATGGTTTCCTGTCAGAGAATGTTGAGTTCTGTGAGAAATGTGCAAATGAAGGCGTCATATTCATTGGGCCTCCACCAAAAGCAATAAGGGATATGGGTATTAAAAG TACATCAAAAGCAATAATGTCAAATGCTGGAGTGCCAGTAGTGAGAGGATACCATGGAGAAGATCAGAGTATCGAGAGATTGCAGGCTGAAGCCCAAAAAGTTGGTTTCCCACTTATGATCAAAGCTGTACGAGGGGGTGGTGGAAAG gGTATGAGAATAGCTATGACAGAAACAGATTTCTTGCCGCAGCTGGAATCAGCCAAAAGAGAGTCAATGAAATCATTTGGTGATGACAATATGTTATTGGAACAGTATATTACAGATCCGAGGCACGTGGAAGTACAG GTATTTGCTGATATGCATGGCAATGTCGTCCATCTTTTCGAGAGAGACTGTTCTGTACAACGACGTCACCAGAAGATTATAGAAGAAGCGCCTGCT ccTGGTATATCAGAGGAAACCCGTCGAGCTATAGGCGAGGCGGCGGTGCGCGCGGCACGCGCTGTGGGCTATGTAGGCGCGGGGACTGTTGAGTTCATCCTGCACAGGGTCACGCACGAGTTCCACTTCATGGAGATGAACACCAGGCTGCAAGTCGAGCATCCCATCACTGAAATGATCACAG GCACGGATCTAGTGGAATGGCAGCTGCGCGTGGCCgccggagagccgctgcccgTGACGCAGCAGGACATCGTCCGCCGCGGTCACGCAGTGGAATGCCGGATATACGCCGAGGAGCCGGGCGCGGGGTTCCTGCCCCGAGCCGGCACGTTACATAGACTACGGCAGCCCACGCCTGAAGATCATGTTCGG ATTGAAACAGGTGTGCGTGAGGGACAGGAAGTGTCAGTACATTACGACCCCATGATCGCTAAACTGGTGGTGTGGGGAAAAGACCGCCACGAAGCGCTCGCCAAGACCAGAGCTAAGCTCTCAGAATATCAA GTGGCAGGGTTAGAAACGAACGTGAACTTTTTGCTACGTTTGTCCGGCGCATCAGCATTCGTGTCCGGCGACGTGCACACCGCCTTTATACCGCAGCACGAGGCGGAGTTGTTCCCGCCAACTGATCCCGCGGCCGTGGAACAACGCGTCATACAAGCTGCTTTAGGTTAT gttttaaattcacaaaaaaacaACTCTGCTAACGACTGTTGGAAGGGAATATCAGTTGAAGCGGCAGCGTGGAGACCAAATTATCAGCTAAGGAAGACCATAGCATTGAAGTATGACGAAAATG ATCTGAAAGTCACAATAGAGTATGGTAGCCAACCAAATACATACAACATTCAAGTGAACGACGGCGAATGGCGTCGAGTAGAAGCGACCATTCGTGATACAAAACAGGGTTTGAGACTGTCCACACTGATCGGCGACCGGAGCGGCGAGGTCGGCTTCTTGACGCACGACGACGAAATACATGTGTATGATGAA AATGGTCAGACAGTGGTCAGAGTACCTCGTCCGAAGCATCAGTCGCTGAGCAGCCCcgcggccgccgccgccgacACCGCCGCCTCCCCCACCCCCGGCGTCATGGAGCGGCTGCTGGTCCAAACTGGGGATAAG GTGGTAAAAGGCCAGCCATTGTTCATGGTGATTGCCATGAAGATGGAGTACGTGGTGCGTAGTCCTCGAGACGGCGTCGTGGCCGAGGTGGCTGCCGTCAAACAGGGCGATTCAGTTGGCAAAGGCGCCGTTATTGTACGGCTGCAGACTGATAGTTAA